A window of Hippoglossus stenolepis isolate QCI-W04-F060 chromosome 16, HSTE1.2, whole genome shotgun sequence contains these coding sequences:
- the angptl8 gene encoding uncharacterized protein angptl8 isoform X2, with translation MVKMIWALCLLCVAGGLREAHAGPLPKTSKVEDEAAPLEEVNVLMFGVIQFSESLNYIYETTAAKIGKISKTLKSHEGTLQMLGKQTEQAAEVEKEMKDVIQLLQAQMAKQQDQTVMTKDWLASMEQEEVELKTKVRMLEMYLNNFAPNSIKELQERAEEHSYVLKCLHHLTQFHKENIETQNEQLSKLQRMSEAMT, from the exons ATGGTCAAGATGATCTGGGCTCTGTGCTTGCTTTGTGTGGCTGGGGGTTTGAGAGAAGCCCATGCAGGTCCACTCCCGAAGACCAGCAAGGTGGAAGACGAGGCTGCACCGCTGGAAGAAGTCAATGTGCTGATGTTTGGTGTCATACAGTTCAGCGAATCCCTAAATTACATTTATGAAACAACTGCTGCAAAGATTGGGAAAATCAGCAAGACGCTAAAGAGCCACGAGGGGACTCTGCAAATGCTGGGGAAGCAGACTGAGCAGGCGGCCGAGGtggagaaagagatgaaagacGTGATACAGTTGCtacag GCCCAGATGGCCAAGCAACAAGATCAGACCGTGATGACTAAAGACTGGCTGGCCAGCATGGAGCAGGAAGAGGTGGAGCTCAAGACAAAAGTGAGGATGTTGGAGATGTATCTCAACAACTTCGCACCCAACAGCATCAAAGAGCTGCAG gagagagcagaggagcactCCTACGTCTTGAAATGTTTACATCATTTGACCCAGTTCCACAAAGAGAATATTGAGACCCAGAACGAGCAGCTCTCCAAACTACAGAGGATG AGTGAAGCGATGACATAG
- the angptl8 gene encoding uncharacterized protein angptl8 isoform X1 — MVKMIWALCLLCVAGGLREAHAGPLPKTSKVEDEAAPLEEVNVLMFGVIQFSESLNYIYETTAAKIGKISKTLKSHEGTLQMLGKQTEQAAEVEKEMKDVIQLLQAQMAKQQDQTVMTKDWLASMEQEEVELKTKVRMLEMYLNNFAPNSIKELQERAEEHSYVLKCLHHLTQFHKENIETQNEQLSKLQRMVRRLFENV; from the exons ATGGTCAAGATGATCTGGGCTCTGTGCTTGCTTTGTGTGGCTGGGGGTTTGAGAGAAGCCCATGCAGGTCCACTCCCGAAGACCAGCAAGGTGGAAGACGAGGCTGCACCGCTGGAAGAAGTCAATGTGCTGATGTTTGGTGTCATACAGTTCAGCGAATCCCTAAATTACATTTATGAAACAACTGCTGCAAAGATTGGGAAAATCAGCAAGACGCTAAAGAGCCACGAGGGGACTCTGCAAATGCTGGGGAAGCAGACTGAGCAGGCGGCCGAGGtggagaaagagatgaaagacGTGATACAGTTGCtacag GCCCAGATGGCCAAGCAACAAGATCAGACCGTGATGACTAAAGACTGGCTGGCCAGCATGGAGCAGGAAGAGGTGGAGCTCAAGACAAAAGTGAGGATGTTGGAGATGTATCTCAACAACTTCGCACCCAACAGCATCAAAGAGCTGCAG gagagagcagaggagcactCCTACGTCTTGAAATGTTTACATCATTTGACCCAGTTCCACAAAGAGAATATTGAGACCCAGAACGAGCAGCTCTCCAAACTACAGAGGATGGTGAGGCGCTTGTTTGAAAACGTTTGA